TCTCGAGGAGGTGTCGCGATGAGCGCGGCGCAGAGCACGGCGGATGCCGCGGTCGAACCGTTCGACGCGGTCGACGTCATCCGTACCAAGCGCGACCGCGGTGCGGTGCCCGAGGACGCCCTGCGCTGGATGATCGACGCCTACACGCGCGAGTATGTCGCCGACTCGCAGATGGCGGCCTTCGCGATGGCCGTGCTCCTCAACGGCATGAACCGCGATGAGATCCGCGTCATGACCGATGCGATGATCGCCTCGGGCGAGCGCATGAGCTTCGCCGGCCTCGGCAAGCGCACCGTCGACAAGCACTCCACCGGCGGTGTGGGTGACAAGATCACGCTGCCGCTCGCGCCGCTCGTCGCGGCGTTCGGTGTCGCGGTGCCCCAGCTGTCCGGCCGCGGCCTCGGCCACACCGGCGGCACGCTCGACAAGCTCGAGTCGATCCCCGGCTGGCGCGCCGCCCTGTCGAACGAGGAGATGTTCGCGCAGCTGCGCGACGTCGGACCGGTGATCTGTGCCGCAGGCTCCGGTCTCGCTCCCGCCGACAAGCGTCTGTACGCCCTGCGCGATGTGACCGGGACCGTCGAGGCGATCCCGCTGATCGCGTCCAGCATCATGTCGAAGAAGATCGCCGAGGGTACCGACGCGCTCGTGCTCGACGTGAAGTTCGGTTCCGGCGCGTTCATGCGCGACGTCGAGAAGGCACGTGAGCTGGCGCGCACGATGGTCGCACTCGGCACCGACTCGGGCGTGGCCACGACGGCGCTGCTGACCGACATGAACACGCCGCTCGGTCTCACCATCGGCAACGCCAACGAGGTGCGCGAGTCGGTCGAGGTGCTCGCCGGCGGCGGCCCCGCCGACATCGTCGAGCTGACCGTGGCTCTGGCCCGCGAGATGCTCGCCCTCGCCGGCCAGCCCGACACCGATGTCGAGGCGGCGCTGCGCGACGGGCGCGCCATGGACGCGTGGCGAGAGATGATCCGCGCCCAGGACGGCGATCCCGACGCGGCGTTGCCGACACCGCGTGAGACGCATACCGTGGTCGCCGCTCGCGACGGCGTGCTGACGCGGATGGAGGCGCTTCCGTTCGGCATCGCCGCGTGGCGTCTGGGCGCGGGACGGGCGCGCGCCCAGGATCCCGTCATCCACGCCGCCGGCATCGACCTGCACGTCAAGCCCGGCGCATCCATCGTCGCCGGACAGCCGTTGTTCACCCTCCTGGCGGATGATGACAAGCGCTTCGAGCGCGCCCTCGACGCCCTCGAGGGTGCCTGGGAGATCGGAACGGATGCCCCGGCATCCACTCCGCTCGTCCTCGAGCGCATCACCGCCTGACCCTTCGCTCCACCCGCACCGCCCACCAGAAGGAAGCCCCATGGCCACCGACCCCTACGCCGACCCGAAGCTCGAGGGCGTCTCCATCCGCTCGCTTCCCAAGGTCTCGCTGCACGATCACCTCGACGGCGCGCTGCGGCCGCAGACGATCATCGAGCTCGCCGACGAGATCGGCCTCGACGTCCCGTCGACGGATGCCGAGGAGCTCGCCGACTGGTTCGAGGACCAGAGCGATTCGGGTTCACTCGTCGAGTACCTGAAGACGTTCGATCTGACGACCGCCGTGATGCAGAGCGCCGACGGCCTGCGCCGCGTCGCGAAAGAGTTCGTCGAGGACCTCGCCGCCGACGGCGTGATCTACGGGGAGGTGCGCTGGGCCCCCGAGCAGCACCTGGGCGGAGGGCTCTCCCTCGAAGAAGCCGTCGAGGCCGTGCAGGAGGGCATCGAGGAGGGCGAGGACGCCGTCGACCGCTCGGGTCGCGACATCCGGGTCGGCCAGCTCATCACGGCGATGCGTCACGCCGACCGCTCGCTGGAGATCGCCCGACTCGCGGTCGCGTTCCGCGGTCGCGGTGCGGTCGGCTTCGACATCGCGGGGGCGGAGGACGGCTTCCCGCCGTCGCGTCATCGCGCCGCGTTCGACTATCTCGCCTCCGAGTTCTTCCCGGTGACGGTGCACGCGGGGGAGGCGGCGGGACTCGACTCGATCCGCTCCGCGATCCTCGACGGTCGCGCTCTCCGCCTCGGCCACGGTGTGCGCATCGCGGAGGACCTCGAGGTCGTGCAGCAGCAGGGCGACGAGGTGCTGGTGACCTTCGGCGACCTGGCGCGCTGGGTGCGCGATCGCGAGATCCCGCTCGAGCTGTCGCCCTCGTCGAACCTCCAGACCGGTGCGATCGCCGCGTGGGGCAAGAACCTCGAGGATCATCCGTTCGACCTGCTGTACCAGCTCGGCTTCGCCGTGACGGTCAACGTCGACAACCGCACGATGAGCCGCACCTCCCTCACGCGTGAGCTCGCGCTTCTGGCAGAGACGTTCGACTACCGCCTCGAAGATCTGGAGGCGTTCCAGCTGAACGCCGCCGCCGGCGCATTCCTGTCGGTGGAGGAGCGCGAAGAGCTCATCGAGCTCATCGGTGAGGGCTTCGACGCCTGACCGTCACCCCACGGCAGACCCGTCACGGGTCCCGGGCGGGCTCGGGTTCTTGTTCGGGTTCGGGGTTCGGGCGGAGCGCGGCGGAGTCCGGTGCGCGTCTCGATCACGGCCACCGTTCACAACTCCGGAGTTTCCGAGCAGGTTCGGCCCTCGGGGACACGGATCGGCCTGTCCGCTCACCGTTCTCCGGAGTTGTGAACTCGCACCGTGCGCGGCGTGGTGCGAGGGCCGCGGGCTACCGCCCGCCGGAGAACCTCGATCACCCATTCCGGACGGAAGAGGATGTCCTCGGCGAGCAGCCGCAGGGTCGTGAAGCCGAGTCCGATTGCGGCGGCATCCTGCGGCGGTCTCGCTTGTGATCCCCCCACGACCCGTGGTGCGAGAGACTGTCGCACTCGATGACAAGCCAACCGTCGACGAGGAGATCCACTCGGCCGACGCCGTCGATTCGCACCTGCAGTTCCACGTGGCATCCCAGACTGCGCAGCATGAGGCGGACGAGGGTCTCGGTACCCGCCTCCGCACGTTGGTCGAGAAGCGGCCGCAGGGATCGGTAGCGCCCGGGAAGGTGCGCGAAGACGTCAGCGAGACCGTCTTCATCCACTGCCCCGAGATGCCACGCGCTGTCGAGAGTCGCGATTGCATCCCGAGGCCGCTGGCAGCGCACCGCTGCACATAGTGCTTCGCGGACAGGTACGAGCACATCATCGGCGGCGCTGGAGGTGGGACGCCAATGTCGGACGATCTCCGTCGACGCCCCCGGTCGCGGCGTGCGGGAGGCGTCCGGAGCGAGCTGGATGTGCAACCCCGCACGCTCCCGTACGAACACGCCGAGAAGCCGCAACAGTGAGACGCAGTCCAGGCGCCCGCCCCACTGCACCGCCGCGCACACCTGCGGATCGGTGTCCCGGGGCAGATAGCGATCCCTCCGCAGGCGCAGGAGCCGTCCGTCGCGCACCGCGTCGGTGATCTCTCGGCCGGTGACTCCCGCGGCGAGCAGGTGAGCACGCCGCAGAACAGCGGTGGGGACGCCGCTGGGCAGAACGAGGCGGTCGGCAGGAGATCGGAGCATGTCCAGAACTCTGACCGCGACGCCCGTGGGGTGGGGCTCTGTGCGCCGCCTCGGTGGATGACCCGGTTCAGTCGGAGGCGGGGGAGGAGTCGTCGCCGTTCACAACTCCGGAGATGCGCTCGCGACCGTCGGCCACAGCCCTGGCTGGGGGCGGTGTACCGAGGGATCTCCGGAGTTGTGAACGGTGGAAGGGGCCCCCGGGTTCCGCGGCCGGAAGCCAGCGCGGTCCGCCGTCCCCGGGAGGCGGGGGGCGGGAGCGGGTCAGAGCTCGGACTGACGGAGGCGTACGACGGCTTCGACCGCGGCGAACAGCGGGTGGGACGGCTCGAGTCCGGTGACCGCGGCGGTGAAGGTCGCGGCATCCTCTTCGCGGAGGCGGTGCTGCATCTCGACCGACTGCTCGTCGTCGGGCTCGTCGAAATCGAGGGCGGCGCCGATCGCATCGACGAGCGCGCCGGTCGCCAGTCCGCGCTCCGCGGCAGCCGCAGCGGGTCCGACGAAACGCTCGTGGCGTGACAGCTTGCGCAGCGGCTGGCGCCCGACGCGGCCCACGGTGTCGGGAAGAGCCGGGTTGGCGAAGCGGCGCAGGATCGTCGACCGGTACTCGGCGAGCTCAGCGGCAGCCCATCCGTGCACCGCGACCAGCAGTGCGGAGGTCTCCTCGAGCGCGGCGGCCACGCGGGCCTCGATGGACGGATCGGCCAGCGCGTCCGAGATCTTCTCGACGCCGGCACGGGCACCGAAGTACGCCGTTGCGGCATGACCGGTGTTCACCGTGAAGAGCTTGCGCTCGATATACGGGGCGAGGTCGTCGACGAAGTGGGCGCCCGGAATGTGCGGCGGAGCATCGCCGAAGGGCGGACGCTCGATGGCCCATTCGAAGAACGGTTCCACGGTGACGTCGATGCCCGCGCCCTCCGGCTGCGCGGGCACGATGCGGTCGACGGCGGTGTTGGCGAACACCGCCCGGTTGCTGATCGCATCCCAGGCATCGCCGGCCTGGGCGCGGATCTCGTCGCGCAGGGTGTCGGTCGCCCCGATCGCGTTCTCGCACGCCATGACCTGCAGCGCGGGTCGCGACGGGTCGCGAAGCGCCAGGCCCGCCAGGATGTGGGGCGCGACGAAGCGCAGAATCGTCGGGCCGACCGCCGTGGTCACCACGTCGGCGGTGGCGATCTCGTCGATCAGAGCCTGCGGATCGCTGGCACTGTTGATCGCGCGGAAGCCCGTGACGACGGTGTCGGTGCCGCCGTCGCCGACTTCGTGGACGGTGTACTCCGAGGCTGCGTTGATCGCGTCGACCAAGGACGCCGCGACATCCGAGAACACCAACTCGTACCCGCCCTGGTGCAGCAGCAGTCCGACGAAGCCGCGACCGATGTTGCCGGCGCCGAAGTGGACGGCCTTCATCAGCCGTTCACCGTCGACAGCAGCGCGAAGAGCTCTTGCGCGGTGGTCGCGGCCTTCAGCCGTGCGACCTCTTCGTCCTCGGAGAACAGCAGAGCGATCTGCGACAGGATGTCGAGGTGCTCGTCACCCTTGCCGGCGATGCCGACGACGAAGCTCACCTTCTCGCCGTCCCAGTCCACGCCGCCGTCGTAGCGGACGAAGGAGAGTGCCGAGTCGAGAATCGCGTCTTTGGTCTCGTTGGTGCCGTGGGGGATCGCGAGCTCGTTGCCCATGTAGGTCGACACCGTCTGCTCGCGCTGCAGCATCGCGTCGAAGTACGCGGACGTGACCGCGCCCGCGGCTTCGAGGATGTCGGCGGCCTCCCGCATCGCCTCCTGCTTGCTCACCGTCCCCGGGTGGATGCGGACCTGGTCGATCTTCAGTACGTCGCGTGACATGTCATCCTCGTCTCTGTTCGAAGCTCGTCCCGGTCATCGTACGTCCGGGCGATCTGTGTCGGGCGGGAGCCGCGGGGACGGGGCATCACGCATCCCGTCCCCGCGGCGTCGCGGGTGGCCTGAGCTCTCAGGCCTGGTTCTTGTGCTGCTGGACCACCAGATCGACGACCTCGTCGTACTTCGGCGAGTTCATGAAGTTGTCCACCGAAACGTGCGTGGCGTTCGGTGTGCGCCCGCGCGCGCGGTCGGTGAGCTGCTGCTGGGTGATCACGAGGTCCTCGCTGCCGTCGAGGTTCGCGATCGCCTTGTTGGTGACCGAGACGTCGTCGACGCCGGCCTTCTTGATCTTGTTGCGCAGCACGCTCGCACCCATCGCGGACGAGCCCATGCCGGCGTCGCACGCGAACACGATGTTCGTCACGCGCCCGACAGGCGCCAGCGTTCCCGTCGCGACGGCATCGGCGGCGCGGTCGGCCGACAGCGACGACTGGTCGCCCTCCAGCCCGGCGTTCGCGGCGGCGCCGGCACGCAGGCCGGCGAGGGCCTCGGAGCTCTTGCCCTTGTTCGCCTCGGTCTGGGCGATCGCCGCTTCGAACGAGGCGCTGGACTCCGCCTCCGCGGCCAGATCGCGCTTACGAGATGCCCGCAGGATGACCGCGGTGATCAGGAACGTGACGGCGGCGGCGAGGATGACCGACAGGTAGACGACGAACAGGTTGCCGACGCCCGGGCCGATGGCGGCGGCCGTCACGGCGATGATGCTGCCGGGTGCCGCCGGGAAGGCGAGGCCGCCGCCCAGCAGCATGTTGGTCGTGACACCGGTCGCCCCGCCCGCGATGAGGGCGAGGATCGTCATCGGCTTGCTCAGCGCGTACGGGAAGTAGATCTCGTGGATGCCGCCGAAGAACTGGATGATGATCGCGCCCGGAGCGGAGGCGCGCGCGGCGCCCACGCCGAAGAAGGTGAACGCCAGCAGGAGACCCACACCGGGACCGGGGTTGGCCTCGATGAGGAAGAGGATCGACTTGCCGGCCTCGGTCGCCTGCTGGATGCCGAGCGGCGTGAACACGCCGTGGTTGATGGCGTTGTTGAGGAACAGCACCTTCGCCGGCTCGACGATGATCGACAGCAGCGGCAGCAGGTTGACGCTCACGAGCCAGCCGACGATGCCGCCGAGGAACGTCGAGATGCCGAGCATGATCGGACCGAAGGCGAAGAAGCCGACGATCGCGAGGATCATTCCGAGGATGCCGGCGGAGAAGTTGTTCACCAGCATCTCGAAGCCGGGCTTGATCTTGCCGTCCCAGAGCTTGTCCATCTGCTTCGTGATCCACGCGGCCAGCGGACCCATGATCATGGCTCCGAGGAACATCGGGATGTCGGTGCCGACGATGACACCCATCGTCGCGATGGTCGCGACGACGCCGCCTCGGGCGTCGTAGACCATGCGGCCGCCGGTGTTGGCGATCAGCAGCGGGAGTAGGTACGTGACCATCGGGCCGACCAAGCCCACGTAGACGGTGACATCGCCGCTCGCGAGTGCCGTCATCGCGCCGTTCCACCCGATAGTGGCTGCGTTTCCGCCGCCGCCGATGATCTCGGCGACGGGCGACCAGTGCCATCCGAAGGGGCTTTCCGCGCCGAAGAAGCCCTTCGTGATGAAGAGCATCGTGATGAAGCCCCAGGCGATGAAGGCCGCGATGTTCGGCATGATCATGCCGGAGAGGAAGGTGCCGAACCTCTGCACGCCGACGCGTGCGCGGTTCACCCCCGTCGATGTCGTGGACGCCGTTGTCATTGTCTTCCGTTCCCTTCGAATGTGCCGCGCCGTCAGCCGGCGAGGTTCTCAGCGGCGGCCTGAGCCGCCGATCGTGCGGATGCCGCGTCATCGGCGGCGAGGGCTGCCGCGGCGATGCGCTCGGCATCCTCGCGGGTGTACTGCAGAAGCGAGGCGCGCACGTCCGCGAGGGCGGTGGGGGCCATCGACAGCGTCGTCGCGCCGAGCCCGACGAGCACGACCGCCAGCAGCGGGTCGGCGGCGGCCTCGCCGCAGATGCCGACGGGCTTGCCGTTGGTCTTGCCGCCGTCGGCGGTCATCTTGATCAGCTCGAGGACCGCGGGGTGCCACGGGTCCTGGTACGACGCCACCGAGCCGAGCAGGCGGTCGGCGGCGAGCGTGTACTGCGTGAGGTCGTTCGTGCCGATGGAGGCGAAGTCCGCGATCTGCAGGATGCGCTTCGCCTGGATCGCCGACGAGGGAACCTCGACCATGACACCCGCCGTCTTGATGCCGTACTCCTTCGCGAGCGCCACGAAGTAGTCGGCCTCCTCGACGGTGGCGACCATCGGCGCCATGACCCAGAGGTCGGCATCGGTGGCGGCATCCGCGTTGGCAAGCGCCGTCAGCTGCTCGCGCAGGATGTCCTCGCTGGCGCGCAGGGCGCGCAGGCCCCGCAGGCCCAGTGCGGGGTTGTCCTCGTGCGCGTCGTTGAGGAAGGCGAGGGGCTTGTCGGCGCCGGCGTCGAGCGCGCGGACGACGACCTTCTTGCCGGGGAACGCCTTCAGCAGCTCGGTGTACGACGCGGTCTGCTCGTCGACGGTCGGAGCCTGGGTGGCGGAGAGGAAGAGGAACTCGGTGCGGAACAGGCCGACGCCCTCGGCGCCGAGCTCGACCGCCTCGGCGGCGCCGCCCGGCTTGCCGAGGTTGGCCAGCAGCGGAACCGCCGAGCCGTCCTTGAGCGCGCCCGGGGTGAGTGGAGCGGATGCCGCGGCAGCGCGGGCATCGGCGCGGTTCTGCGCCTGCGCCCGCTCGTCCTCGGTGGGATCGACGGTGACGACGCCCTTCGCGGCGTCCACGATCACGGTCTGCCCGTCGACGAGGTCCTTGGCGGCAGCGGCGCCCACGATGGCGACGATCGACTTCTCGCGCGCGAGGATCGCGGTGTGCGAGGTCGGTCCGCCGTCGGTGGTGACCAGCGCGAGCACCTGGTCGAGGTCGAGCAGCGCGGTGTCGGCGGGCGCCAGGTCCTTGGCGACGAGCACGAAGGGGTGACCCGGGTCGGGAACGCCCGGCGCGGGCAGGCCGCGCAGGCGCGCGATGACGCGCTGGGCGACGTCGTCGAGGTCGGCGGCGCGCTCACCCAGGTAGCCGCCCATCGCGGCCAGGGTGTCGCGGAAGCTCGCGAACGCCTCGTGGACGGCGTACTCACCGGTCTTGCCGGCGTTCACCCGCGTGGAGACCTCGGTGTCGAGCGTGGGGTCCTCGGCCATCATCGCCTGCGCCTCGAGCACGTCGCGGGCGAGGCCTCCGGCCTTCGAACCCCGCTCCTCCAGCTCGCGGGCGACGGCGGCGACCGCCTCGCGGACACGTGCGAGCTCCTCGTCGGGGGTGAGGGTGCTGGGGACGTCCGAGGGGGCGGGCAGGGGATCGGCCATGCGGGCGACCGGGCCCTGTGCGACGCCCAGTCCGATACCCACTCCACGCAGTTCACTCATCTTCGGGTCTCTCCTTCGGTTCAGTTCTCGTCGTGATCGGTCGTCAGCAGCTCGGCGAGCACGTCGAGCACGGCGTTCGCGTTCTCACCCTCGGCGGTGAGGGTGACGTAGTCGCCCTTCTCGGCTCCCAGTGAGATGACGCCCAGGATGCTGGCGGCGTTGACCGGTGCACCCGCGCCCTTGGAGATCGTGACCTCCAGGCCGGAGTCCTTCACGCCCTGGGCGAAGAGCTTCGCGGGTCGGGCGTGCAATCCGTTGGACGATCCGATGCGGATCGTGCGGGACACAGAGCTCATGCGGGGTTCCTCTCCGTCGAAGCGGGCATGTCGGGGTCTGCGCTCAGGGTCTCGTCGATCAGCGCGAGGGCGCGCGTACCGTGGAGATCGCTGAAGATGTCGGTCGGAAGGAGGATCACGCGTACCAGACGCGGCGCCGCTTCGCGACGGATGCGGTCCAGGCTGCCGTGCAGGTGGGGGCCCACGAGCACGACGTCTGCGGCGTCGATGTCGATCGGGAGCGACTGTTCGGTGCCGGCGACGGCACTGAGCTCACGCCCGGCCGCCTGCGCCGCGTGACGAACACGCTGCGCGACGAAAGTGCTCGACGCACCCGCGCCGCACACAACGAGGATCCTCATCGATCCGCCTCCTTCTCGGCCATTCTTGTGAAAGGGCTGGGAGGCGACAACCACACCTGTTTCCGCGGGGGCGGAAACACCCCGCGGACGGCGTGGTTGACTGGACGGTGTGAGCAGAGCGCGTCAGGACCGTGTCATCGCGCTGCTCGCGCGGGAGGGCGACTGGCTCACGGCCGCCGAACTCGCCGACATCGTCGGCGTGACCCCTCGCAGCATCCGCAGCTACGTCACCGCGCTCAATGCTCGCGTTCCCCGGGGCGTCGTCGTCGAGTCCGGTCCGCTCGGCTATCGTGCGGGCGCGGATGCGCCCGCTGCGCTGCGAGCCGGAGCGGATGCCGCGACTCCGCGGGAGCGCGTGCACCGGCTCGTGCGCCGGCTGCTGTCGGGACGGGAAGGCATCGACGTCTTCGAGACCGCCGACGATTTCCACGTCAGTCCGGCGACACTCGAAGCAGACCTGGGCCGGGTCCGCGCGCTGCTGGGCGACACGGAGCTCACGCTGGAGCGCAGCGGGTCGCGCGCGCGACTGAAAGGCACGGAGATGGCGCAGCGGCGCCTGCTGAGCCGGCTCGCGCACGACGAGACCGACGACGGCGCGTTCGACCTCGATGCCCTCCGGCGCAGTCTCGGCGCGGGATCGATCGGTGAAGCGGTCTTCGGCCCGTTCAAAGCCGATCTCGTTTCGGGTCTGCGCGAGCTCGGCTACTTCGTCAACGAGTTCGGCATCGGCGACGTGATGATGCACGTCGCCATCACCGCCGACCGCGTCGCGCACGACCGTGCGCTGGAGACGGCCGCGCTCGATGAGACGACGCCCGCTCAGGAGCAGGTCGGGGCTCTGCTCGACACGCTGTGCGAGCGGCATCTGGGGGTGCGGTTGGGCGCGGGCGACCGTCGACACCTCGCCGCCCTCGTCCTCGGCCGCGTCGTGGCGCCCGGTCCCGGTGAGGCGGCGTCGGTCACACGAGCGGGTCTGCAGCCCGAGGTCGAGGCGGCCGTGCGCGACATCGTGCACCGTGCGGCATCCGAGTTCCTCGTCGACATCGAGCACCAGGACTTCGTATTGCGCCTCGCCCTCCACGTGCAGAACCTGCGGCTGCGCGCACAGGAGCAGGCGTGGTCGCGCAACCCCCTCACCCGGTCGCTGAAGGCCACCTACCCGATGATCTTCGAGGTCGCGGTCTTCATCGCGGACGGCCTGCGCGGGCTTCTCGGCATCCCCCTGCTCGACGACGAGATCGCCTACATCGCGATGCACGTCGGCGGCCAGCTGGAGCGCAGTCGGCACGCGGGCACGGTGTTGACCGCGACGATCGTGTGCCCTGGGTACTACGAACTGCACGAACTGCTGCGCTCGAGCGTCGACCGCTCGCTCGGACAGGCGGTCGATGTGGTCGGCGTCGACACGCGGGCCGACCCCGACTGGCGGGCGATCGAGACCGATCTGATCCTCACGACGATCGACCCGCCCTTCGCCGGTGACGGCATCGTGCGCATCCAACCCTTCCTCACGGAGAGCGACATCGAGCGCGTGCAGGCGGCGGCCGGCCGCGTGCGCCGCGCGCGTCGCTTGGCGCGACTGCGGGACGAGCTCGGCCGCTACTTCTCCGCCGATGCCTTCATCGGACGCGTCTCTGCGGATGCCGATGAGGAAAGCGTCATCCGCGATCTGGGAGCTCGGCTCGTCGCGCAGGGCGTCATCGACGAGGGATACGTCGAGCGCACGCTCGAGCGCGAACGGCTGTCCTCGACCGCATTCACGGACGCGCTCGCGGTGCCGCACGCGATCGGGATGACGGCGACGCGCACGGCGATCGCCGTGGGCATCGCCGACCCGTCCATGGCCTGGGGTGAGGGCCGCGTGCAGGTGATCGCAATGGTGGC
The sequence above is a segment of the Microbacterium sp. PM5 genome. Coding sequences within it:
- a CDS encoding adenosine deaminase; this translates as MATDPYADPKLEGVSIRSLPKVSLHDHLDGALRPQTIIELADEIGLDVPSTDAEELADWFEDQSDSGSLVEYLKTFDLTTAVMQSADGLRRVAKEFVEDLAADGVIYGEVRWAPEQHLGGGLSLEEAVEAVQEGIEEGEDAVDRSGRDIRVGQLITAMRHADRSLEIARLAVAFRGRGAVGFDIAGAEDGFPPSRHRAAFDYLASEFFPVTVHAGEAAGLDSIRSAILDGRALRLGHGVRIAEDLEVVQQQGDEVLVTFGDLARWVRDREIPLELSPSSNLQTGAIAAWGKNLEDHPFDLLYQLGFAVTVNVDNRTMSRTSLTRELALLAETFDYRLEDLEAFQLNAAAGAFLSVEEREELIELIGEGFDA
- a CDS encoding PTS sugar transporter, whose product is MRILVVCGAGASSTFVAQRVRHAAQAAGRELSAVAGTEQSLPIDIDAADVVLVGPHLHGSLDRIRREAAPRLVRVILLPTDIFSDLHGTRALALIDETLSADPDMPASTERNPA
- a CDS encoding PTS sugar transporter subunit IIA produces the protein MSRARQDRVIALLAREGDWLTAAELADIVGVTPRSIRSYVTALNARVPRGVVVESGPLGYRAGADAPAALRAGADAATPRERVHRLVRRLLSGREGIDVFETADDFHVSPATLEADLGRVRALLGDTELTLERSGSRARLKGTEMAQRRLLSRLAHDETDDGAFDLDALRRSLGAGSIGEAVFGPFKADLVSGLRELGYFVNEFGIGDVMMHVAITADRVAHDRALETAALDETTPAQEQVGALLDTLCERHLGVRLGAGDRRHLAALVLGRVVAPGPGEAASVTRAGLQPEVEAAVRDIVHRAASEFLVDIEHQDFVLRLALHVQNLRLRAQEQAWSRNPLTRSLKATYPMIFEVAVFIADGLRGLLGIPLLDDEIAYIAMHVGGQLERSRHAGTVLTATIVCPGYYELHELLRSSVDRSLGQAVDVVGVDTRADPDWRAIETDLILTTIDPPFAGDGIVRIQPFLTESDIERVQAAAGRVRRARRLARLRDELGRYFSADAFIGRVSADADEESVIRDLGARLVAQGVIDEGYVERTLERERLSSTAFTDALAVPHAIGMTATRTAIAVGIADPSMAWGEGRVQVIAMVAFSESDREAFQTVFEQLVEVFSERDSVQRIVRRGTSFGPFLDELVAVVDG
- a CDS encoding thymidine phosphorylase — translated: MSAAQSTADAAVEPFDAVDVIRTKRDRGAVPEDALRWMIDAYTREYVADSQMAAFAMAVLLNGMNRDEIRVMTDAMIASGERMSFAGLGKRTVDKHSTGGVGDKITLPLAPLVAAFGVAVPQLSGRGLGHTGGTLDKLESIPGWRAALSNEEMFAQLRDVGPVICAAGSGLAPADKRLYALRDVTGTVEAIPLIASSIMSKKIAEGTDALVLDVKFGSGAFMRDVEKARELARTMVALGTDSGVATTALLTDMNTPLGLTIGNANEVRESVEVLAGGGPADIVELTVALAREMLALAGQPDTDVEAALRDGRAMDAWREMIRAQDGDPDAALPTPRETHTVVAARDGVLTRMEALPFGIAAWRLGAGRARAQDPVIHAAGIDLHVKPGASIVAGQPLFTLLADDDKRFERALDALEGAWEIGTDAPASTPLVLERITA
- a CDS encoding mannitol-1-phosphate 5-dehydrogenase codes for the protein MKAVHFGAGNIGRGFVGLLLHQGGYELVFSDVAASLVDAINAASEYTVHEVGDGGTDTVVTGFRAINSASDPQALIDEIATADVVTTAVGPTILRFVAPHILAGLALRDPSRPALQVMACENAIGATDTLRDEIRAQAGDAWDAISNRAVFANTAVDRIVPAQPEGAGIDVTVEPFFEWAIERPPFGDAPPHIPGAHFVDDLAPYIERKLFTVNTGHAATAYFGARAGVEKISDALADPSIEARVAAALEETSALLVAVHGWAAAELAEYRSTILRRFANPALPDTVGRVGRQPLRKLSRHERFVGPAAAAAERGLATGALVDAIGAALDFDEPDDEQSVEMQHRLREEDAATFTAAVTGLEPSHPLFAAVEAVVRLRQSEL
- the ptsP gene encoding phosphoenolpyruvate--protein phosphotransferase, coding for MSELRGVGIGLGVAQGPVARMADPLPAPSDVPSTLTPDEELARVREAVAAVARELEERGSKAGGLARDVLEAQAMMAEDPTLDTEVSTRVNAGKTGEYAVHEAFASFRDTLAAMGGYLGERAADLDDVAQRVIARLRGLPAPGVPDPGHPFVLVAKDLAPADTALLDLDQVLALVTTDGGPTSHTAILAREKSIVAIVGAAAAKDLVDGQTVIVDAAKGVVTVDPTEDERAQAQNRADARAAAASAPLTPGALKDGSAVPLLANLGKPGGAAEAVELGAEGVGLFRTEFLFLSATQAPTVDEQTASYTELLKAFPGKKVVVRALDAGADKPLAFLNDAHEDNPALGLRGLRALRASEDILREQLTALANADAATDADLWVMAPMVATVEEADYFVALAKEYGIKTAGVMVEVPSSAIQAKRILQIADFASIGTNDLTQYTLAADRLLGSVASYQDPWHPAVLELIKMTADGGKTNGKPVGICGEAAADPLLAVVLVGLGATTLSMAPTALADVRASLLQYTREDAERIAAAALAADDAASARSAAQAAAENLAG
- a CDS encoding PTS mannitol transporter subunit IICB, yielding MTTASTTSTGVNRARVGVQRFGTFLSGMIMPNIAAFIAWGFITMLFITKGFFGAESPFGWHWSPVAEIIGGGGNAATIGWNGAMTALASGDVTVYVGLVGPMVTYLLPLLIANTGGRMVYDARGGVVATIATMGVIVGTDIPMFLGAMIMGPLAAWITKQMDKLWDGKIKPGFEMLVNNFSAGILGMILAIVGFFAFGPIMLGISTFLGGIVGWLVSVNLLPLLSIIVEPAKVLFLNNAINHGVFTPLGIQQATEAGKSILFLIEANPGPGVGLLLAFTFFGVGAARASAPGAIIIQFFGGIHEIYFPYALSKPMTILALIAGGATGVTTNMLLGGGLAFPAAPGSIIAVTAAAIGPGVGNLFVVYLSVILAAAVTFLITAVILRASRKRDLAAEAESSASFEAAIAQTEANKGKSSEALAGLRAGAAANAGLEGDQSSLSADRAADAVATGTLAPVGRVTNIVFACDAGMGSSAMGASVLRNKIKKAGVDDVSVTNKAIANLDGSEDLVITQQQLTDRARGRTPNATHVSVDNFMNSPKYDEVVDLVVQQHKNQA
- a CDS encoding HPr family phosphocarrier protein — protein: MSSVSRTIRIGSSNGLHARPAKLFAQGVKDSGLEVTISKGAGAPVNAASILGVISLGAEKGDYVTLTAEGENANAVLDVLAELLTTDHDEN
- a CDS encoding PTS sugar transporter subunit IIA; the protein is MSRDVLKIDQVRIHPGTVSKQEAMREAADILEAAGAVTSAYFDAMLQREQTVSTYMGNELAIPHGTNETKDAILDSALSFVRYDGGVDWDGEKVSFVVGIAGKGDEHLDILSQIALLFSEDEEVARLKAATTAQELFALLSTVNG